One Methylomarinovum tepidoasis DNA window includes the following coding sequences:
- the glgC gene encoding glucose-1-phosphate adenylyltransferase produces the protein MSANRFVSRLTRQTVAMVLAGGRGTRLRKLTEWRAKPAVHFGGKYRIIDFTLSNCLNSGIRRIGVLTQYKADSLIRHIQKGWGFLRGELGEFIDILPAQQRLHDEWYKGTADAIYQNLDIVRNYGPEYVLVLAGDHVYKMDYGAMLAYHVENDADLTIACIEVPVKDASAFGVMQVDENSRIVDFIEKPESPPCIPGRPDMALASMGIYIFNARFLYEQLIKDADDPGSSHDFGKDIIPKVIKSHRVFAFPFLNVQTGVQNYWRDVGTIDSYWSANMELIGVNPELNLYDQEWPIWTYQEQVPPAKFVFEDREHDRVGQAFDSMVCGGCIISGSTVRHSILSPNVRVNSWALVEHSVVLPQVNIGRHAKVRRAIIDRGCAIPEGMEIGYDLEADKKRFDVSPGGIVTVTPDMLGQKIHFVR, from the coding sequence ATGTCCGCAAACCGTTTCGTCAGCCGCCTGACCCGTCAAACCGTCGCCATGGTCCTCGCCGGAGGCCGGGGAACCCGCCTGCGCAAGCTCACCGAATGGCGCGCCAAGCCGGCGGTGCACTTCGGCGGCAAGTACCGTATCATCGACTTCACCCTCTCCAATTGCCTCAATTCCGGCATCCGCCGCATCGGCGTGCTGACCCAGTACAAGGCCGACTCCCTGATCCGCCACATCCAGAAAGGTTGGGGGTTCCTGCGCGGCGAGCTGGGCGAGTTCATCGACATCCTGCCGGCTCAGCAGCGCCTCCACGACGAGTGGTACAAGGGCACCGCCGACGCCATTTACCAGAATCTCGACATCGTCCGCAACTACGGCCCCGAATACGTGCTGGTGCTGGCCGGCGACCACGTGTACAAGATGGACTACGGCGCCATGCTGGCCTACCACGTGGAAAACGACGCTGATCTCACCATCGCCTGCATCGAGGTGCCGGTCAAGGACGCCAGCGCTTTCGGGGTGATGCAGGTGGACGAGAACAGCCGCATCGTCGATTTCATCGAAAAACCCGAATCTCCTCCCTGCATTCCCGGCCGGCCCGACATGGCCCTGGCCTCCATGGGGATCTACATCTTCAACGCCAGGTTCCTCTACGAACAGCTCATCAAGGACGCCGACGATCCTGGGTCCAGCCACGACTTCGGCAAGGACATCATCCCCAAGGTCATCAAAAGCCACCGGGTCTTCGCTTTTCCTTTCCTCAACGTCCAGACCGGGGTGCAGAACTACTGGCGTGACGTGGGAACCATCGATTCCTACTGGTCCGCCAACATGGAGCTGATCGGCGTCAATCCGGAACTGAACCTGTACGACCAGGAATGGCCCATCTGGACCTACCAGGAGCAGGTGCCGCCGGCCAAGTTCGTGTTCGAGGACCGTGAGCACGACCGGGTCGGCCAGGCTTTCGATTCCATGGTCTGCGGCGGCTGCATCATCTCCGGCTCCACCGTGCGCCATTCGATCCTGTCGCCCAACGTGCGGGTCAACTCCTGGGCCCTGGTGGAACATTCGGTGGTGCTGCCCCAGGTCAACATCGGGCGTCACGCCAAGGTGCGCCGCGCCATCATCGACCGCGGCTGCGCAATCCCCGAGGGGATGGAGATCGGCTACGATCTGGAAGCGGACAAGAAACGTTTCGACGTCAGTCCCGGTGGCATCGTCACCGTCACGCCCGACATGCTGGGACAGAAGATCCACTTCGTGCGCTGA